A region from the Catellatospora sp. TT07R-123 genome encodes:
- a CDS encoding VCBS repeat-containing protein: MRRKLAILLTPLLIAPILAAIGLASPASAACTSIPATADPSVLVIVYRVGKVNNVNDKVMLSGFETGWVESHMNNLPCGDKTSLGVFQQRYDYGWGTPEQIMDPVYSATQYFVRAIVCDRDHPGHTTGQVAQCVQRSGFPDRYDQVQGTAGGLLATARRAAEIHAGSPTDFNGDGKDDIVTFNQGTLADVYVSTSTGTGFTGTSVKWNDFFSVGGETPLTGDFNGDGKDDVVTFTHGSGTAGDVYVGLSNGAGFLGGAKWNDWFAPGAEIPAVGDVNGDGKDDIVTFTHDARGDVYVSLSTGSSFTAGAKWHEFFAPAGEYPAVADVNGDGKADLITFTQGPASAADVYVALSNGSSFGAGVKWHDLFAVGSELPRVGDVNGDGKADIVTFTCDANADVYAAVSNGSAFVGTTAKWNDFFCVAGEFPYLADVNGDGKDDAVVFTKGGTNDVYVGLSTGTGFLGGAKWHDFFGLNGETTL, from the coding sequence ATGCGACGAAAGCTCGCGATCCTCCTCACCCCCCTACTGATCGCCCCCATCCTCGCAGCGATCGGCCTCGCCTCCCCGGCGTCGGCCGCCTGCACCTCCATCCCGGCCACCGCCGACCCGTCGGTGCTGGTGATCGTCTACCGCGTCGGCAAGGTCAACAACGTCAACGACAAGGTCATGCTCTCGGGCTTCGAGACCGGCTGGGTCGAGTCGCACATGAACAACCTGCCGTGCGGCGACAAGACCTCGCTGGGCGTGTTCCAGCAGCGCTACGACTACGGCTGGGGCACCCCCGAGCAGATCATGGACCCGGTCTACTCGGCCACGCAGTACTTCGTCCGCGCCATCGTGTGCGACCGGGACCACCCGGGCCACACCACCGGGCAGGTCGCCCAGTGCGTGCAGCGCTCGGGCTTCCCCGACCGCTACGACCAGGTCCAGGGCACCGCCGGCGGCCTGCTGGCCACGGCCCGCCGGGCCGCCGAGATCCACGCTGGCTCGCCCACGGACTTCAACGGCGACGGCAAGGACGACATCGTCACGTTCAACCAGGGCACGCTGGCCGACGTGTACGTCTCCACCTCGACGGGCACCGGTTTCACCGGGACCTCGGTGAAGTGGAACGACTTCTTCTCGGTCGGCGGCGAGACCCCGCTCACCGGTGACTTCAACGGCGACGGCAAGGACGACGTCGTCACGTTCACGCACGGCAGCGGCACCGCCGGAGACGTGTACGTCGGCCTTTCCAACGGCGCCGGCTTCCTCGGCGGCGCCAAGTGGAACGACTGGTTCGCCCCCGGCGCCGAGATCCCCGCCGTCGGCGACGTCAACGGCGACGGCAAGGACGACATCGTCACCTTCACCCACGACGCCCGCGGCGACGTGTACGTGAGCCTGTCCACCGGCAGCAGCTTCACCGCCGGGGCCAAGTGGCACGAGTTCTTCGCCCCCGCCGGGGAGTACCCGGCCGTGGCCGACGTCAACGGCGACGGCAAGGCCGACCTGATCACCTTCACCCAGGGCCCGGCCAGCGCCGCCGACGTGTACGTGGCGCTGTCCAACGGCTCGTCCTTCGGCGCGGGCGTGAAGTGGCACGACCTGTTCGCGGTCGGCAGCGAGCTGCCGCGCGTGGGCGACGTCAACGGCGACGGCAAGGCCGACATCGTCACCTTCACCTGCGACGCCAACGCCGACGTCTACGCCGCCGTCTCCAACGGCAGCGCCTTCGTGGGCACCACCGCCAAGTGGAACGACTTCTTCTGCGTCGCGGGCGAGTTCCCGTACCTGGCCGACGTCAACGGCGACGGCAAGGACGACGCCGTGGTCTTCACCAAGGGCGGCACCAACGACGTCTACGTCGGACTGTCCACCGGCACCGGGTTCCTCGGCGGCGCCAAGTGGCACGACTTCTTCGGCCTCAACGGCGAGACCACGCTGTGA
- a CDS encoding SIS domain-containing protein, producing the protein MTTHSAGEHGQHAPEPAEIPPPRQHDPGLDAARETLIREAEAISALVERLGEEFGAVVDLILACQGRVIVSGLGKSGLIGRKIAATLASTGTPTHFVHAAEALHGDSGMVAPADVLIALSASGETAEVCAFARMVAVRGCQVVALTGRPKSTLGAIAGFTLDVTVDREADPLNVAPTASTTATLAMGDALASALMVRRGFTSEEFAGFHPGGTLGRLLLGPTEENR; encoded by the coding sequence GTGACGACGCACTCCGCTGGTGAACATGGCCAGCACGCGCCGGAACCGGCGGAGATCCCGCCCCCGCGGCAGCACGACCCGGGCCTGGACGCCGCCCGCGAGACGCTCATCCGGGAGGCGGAGGCCATCTCCGCGCTGGTCGAGCGGCTCGGCGAGGAGTTCGGCGCGGTCGTGGACCTGATCCTGGCCTGCCAGGGTCGCGTGATCGTGTCCGGTCTCGGCAAGTCCGGCCTGATCGGACGCAAGATCGCCGCCACGCTGGCCAGCACCGGCACCCCCACCCACTTCGTGCACGCCGCCGAGGCGCTGCACGGCGACTCCGGCATGGTCGCCCCCGCCGACGTGCTCATCGCGCTGTCGGCCTCGGGCGAGACCGCCGAGGTCTGCGCCTTCGCCCGCATGGTCGCCGTACGGGGCTGCCAGGTGGTCGCGCTGACCGGCAGGCCCAAGTCCACCCTCGGCGCGATCGCCGGGTTCACCCTCGACGTCACCGTCGACCGCGAGGCCGACCCGCTCAACGTCGCCCCGACCGCGTCCACCACGGCCACCCTGGCCATGGGCGACGCGCTCGCCTCGGCGCTGATGGTGCGCCGGGGCTTCACCTCGGAGGAGTTCGCCGGATTCCACCCGGGCGGAACGCTCGGCCGGCTGCTGCTCGGCCCCACGGAGGAGAACCGATGA
- a CDS encoding FG-GAP-like repeat-containing protein, protein MRLKPQLLPTVLTVALVAASVAAASFSATPAPLLRPVAYTPPASTFFATTSIASHATTQANGDGDLWANCWSDDDNVYAAHGDGKGFGPNFSDIGVNRITGMPGSLAGTTLAMGDQVGQVWTANHTRKPTGMACADGSLYLAVQDLALDFDDAPAATVARSTDHGRTWSWNRSAPMFGNGVFTTIMFLDYGKNYANAVDGYVYAYGLDGNWRDSFADRVPDPVDVYLARVPRASVQTRSAWQFVSGFDAGGAPQWNSDISRRVAVLHDDRRIYPDVYTAGKARNLSVISQGGVVYDKPLNRYLYTSWTEYTFEFYESPTPWGPWKPFATKDFGGYPWTTSKHGGYATTIPSKYISADGRSVWLQSNVCPCGGGGTAVYTYSLRPMSLVPYTATGAANAYDPARNLAREPGTVPVERVAHYGNYGFYNDGNRGVSEDDWNDERKGASWWGYTWPRRYAINKVVFTSGATFADGGWFGADLRVQVRRDHVWSDVRGLKTSPLYPYNNTAGPYKTYTLGFDPVDADGVRIIGAPGGTRTFTSIAELEVYFGTYAGMPLGGSSTDLTGDGRDDAVVFTQNALADLYVGASTGSSFAGGVKWHDMFSLPGETPLTGDFNGDGKDDVVTFTRGTLGDVYVALSNGGGLGASTKWHDWFAPAVETPAVGDFNGDGKDDIMTFVQDGNGDVFVALSNGSSFGAGVKWHEFFAPPGEFPAVADFNGDGKDDIVTFTQGTSGDVYVALSNGTSFGPGVLWHDTYAWGGQTPRVGDVNGDGKADAVAFVQGGDDVYVALSNGSSFGAAQLWHSAFAPLGQFPYLSDVNGDGKADAVSFSSDGDADVWVALSTGSGFGAATKWNDFFGLAGETAF, encoded by the coding sequence ATGCGACTGAAACCCCAGCTCCTGCCGACCGTGCTCACGGTCGCCCTGGTGGCCGCGAGCGTCGCGGCCGCCTCCTTCTCCGCCACCCCGGCGCCGCTGCTGCGGCCCGTCGCCTACACCCCGCCGGCCAGCACGTTCTTCGCCACCACCAGCATCGCCAGCCATGCCACCACCCAGGCCAACGGCGACGGCGACCTGTGGGCGAACTGCTGGTCCGACGACGACAACGTCTACGCCGCCCACGGCGACGGCAAGGGCTTCGGCCCGAACTTCTCCGACATCGGCGTGAACCGGATCACCGGCATGCCCGGCTCCCTGGCCGGCACCACGCTGGCCATGGGCGACCAGGTCGGGCAGGTCTGGACCGCCAACCACACCCGCAAGCCCACCGGCATGGCCTGCGCCGACGGCTCGCTCTACCTGGCCGTGCAGGACCTGGCGCTGGACTTCGACGACGCGCCCGCGGCGACCGTCGCCCGCTCGACCGACCACGGCCGCACCTGGTCCTGGAACCGGTCGGCGCCGATGTTCGGCAACGGCGTGTTCACCACGATCATGTTCCTGGACTACGGCAAGAACTACGCCAACGCCGTCGACGGCTACGTGTACGCCTACGGCCTGGACGGCAACTGGCGCGACTCGTTCGCCGACCGGGTGCCCGACCCGGTCGACGTCTACCTGGCCCGGGTGCCCCGCGCGTCGGTGCAGACCCGGTCGGCCTGGCAGTTCGTCTCCGGCTTCGACGCCGGCGGCGCGCCGCAGTGGAACTCCGACATCAGCCGCCGCGTCGCGGTGCTGCACGACGACCGGCGCATCTACCCCGACGTGTACACGGCGGGCAAGGCGCGCAACCTCAGCGTGATCAGCCAGGGCGGCGTGGTCTACGACAAGCCGCTCAACCGCTACCTCTACACGTCGTGGACCGAGTACACGTTCGAGTTCTACGAGTCGCCCACGCCCTGGGGGCCGTGGAAACCGTTCGCGACCAAGGACTTCGGCGGCTATCCGTGGACCACGTCCAAGCACGGCGGCTACGCCACCACGATCCCGTCGAAGTACATCAGCGCCGACGGCCGGTCGGTGTGGCTCCAGTCCAACGTCTGCCCGTGCGGCGGCGGCGGGACGGCGGTCTACACGTACTCGCTGCGGCCGATGTCGCTGGTGCCGTACACGGCGACCGGCGCGGCCAACGCCTACGACCCGGCGCGCAACCTGGCCCGCGAGCCCGGCACGGTGCCGGTCGAGCGGGTCGCGCACTACGGCAACTACGGTTTCTACAACGACGGGAACCGCGGCGTCAGCGAGGACGACTGGAACGACGAGCGCAAGGGCGCGAGCTGGTGGGGCTACACGTGGCCGCGCCGGTACGCGATCAACAAGGTCGTCTTCACCAGCGGCGCGACGTTCGCCGACGGCGGCTGGTTCGGTGCCGACCTGCGGGTGCAGGTGCGCCGTGACCACGTGTGGAGCGACGTACGCGGGCTGAAGACCTCGCCGCTGTACCCGTACAACAACACCGCGGGCCCGTACAAGACGTACACCCTGGGCTTCGACCCGGTCGACGCCGACGGCGTACGGATCATCGGAGCGCCGGGCGGGACCCGGACGTTCACCTCGATCGCCGAGCTGGAGGTGTACTTCGGCACCTACGCCGGGATGCCGCTGGGCGGGTCGTCGACCGACCTGACCGGTGACGGCAGGGACGACGCCGTCGTGTTCACCCAGAACGCGCTGGCCGACCTGTACGTCGGCGCCTCCACCGGCAGCTCCTTCGCCGGCGGGGTGAAGTGGCACGACATGTTCTCGCTGCCGGGGGAGACGCCGCTGACCGGCGACTTCAACGGCGACGGCAAGGACGACGTCGTCACGTTCACCCGGGGCACCCTGGGCGACGTGTACGTGGCCCTGTCCAACGGGGGCGGCCTGGGTGCAAGCACCAAGTGGCACGACTGGTTCGCCCCGGCGGTCGAGACCCCGGCGGTCGGCGACTTCAACGGCGACGGCAAGGACGACATCATGACGTTCGTCCAGGACGGCAACGGTGACGTGTTCGTCGCGCTGTCCAACGGCTCCTCGTTCGGCGCCGGGGTCAAGTGGCACGAGTTCTTCGCCCCGCCCGGCGAGTTCCCGGCGGTGGCCGACTTCAACGGCGACGGCAAGGACGACATCGTCACCTTCACCCAGGGCACCAGCGGCGACGTGTACGTGGCGCTGTCGAACGGCACCTCGTTCGGGCCGGGCGTGCTGTGGCACGACACCTACGCCTGGGGTGGGCAGACCCCCCGCGTCGGCGACGTGAACGGCGACGGCAAGGCCGACGCGGTCGCGTTCGTGCAGGGCGGCGACGACGTGTACGTCGCGCTGTCGAACGGGTCGTCGTTCGGGGCGGCGCAGCTGTGGCACAGCGCGTTCGCGCCGCTGGGGCAGTTCCCGTACCTGAGCGACGTCAACGGCGACGGGAAGGCCGACGCCGTCTCGTTCTCCAGCGACGGCGACGCCGACGTGTGGGTGGCGCTGTCCACCGGCTCGGGCTTCGGCGCCGCGACCAAGTGGAACGACTTCTTCGGCCTGGCCGGGGAGACCGCGTTCTGA
- a CDS encoding LacI family DNA-binding transcriptional regulator, which produces MATIYDVARQAGVSAATVSRVVNGRASVDAGLAARVQQAMRELDYRPNALARNLRRRQTSIWAVIISDIGNPFFTAMVRGIEDVAQGAGYSVVLCNSDEDPAKEARYVNAALEEQMAGVIISSAGKAANVNRLIEAGTPVVAIDREVRGAAVDTVLVDNEHGAELAVEHLIDAGYQRIACIGGPRKLPTAQQRLRGYQRALRAHRRPAEDDLVRHGDYRQEGGYQAMAALLEEVARPDAIFAANNLMTIGALECLADRGISVPEQMGVVGFDDIPWAHLVRPSLTTVAQPTYELGRTAALLLAERIAEPSRPPSTVTLRTELKVRNSSTRPSIS; this is translated from the coding sequence ATGGCGACCATCTACGACGTGGCCAGGCAGGCCGGAGTCTCGGCCGCGACCGTGTCCCGGGTCGTCAACGGCCGGGCCAGCGTCGACGCGGGACTGGCCGCCCGGGTGCAGCAGGCCATGCGCGAGCTGGACTACCGCCCCAACGCCCTGGCCCGCAACCTGCGCCGCCGCCAGACCAGCATCTGGGCCGTGATCATCTCCGACATCGGCAACCCGTTCTTCACCGCCATGGTCCGCGGCATCGAGGACGTCGCCCAGGGGGCCGGCTACTCGGTGGTGCTCTGCAACAGCGACGAGGACCCGGCCAAGGAGGCCCGCTACGTCAACGCGGCCCTGGAGGAGCAGATGGCCGGCGTGATCATCTCGTCGGCGGGCAAGGCGGCCAACGTCAACCGGCTGATCGAGGCCGGGACGCCGGTGGTCGCGATCGACCGCGAGGTGCGCGGCGCCGCCGTCGACACGGTTCTGGTCGACAACGAGCACGGCGCCGAGCTGGCCGTAGAGCACCTGATCGACGCCGGATACCAGCGCATCGCCTGCATCGGCGGCCCCCGCAAGCTGCCCACCGCCCAGCAGCGCCTGCGCGGCTACCAGCGCGCGCTGCGGGCGCACCGGCGCCCGGCCGAGGACGACCTGGTCCGCCACGGCGACTACCGGCAGGAGGGCGGCTACCAGGCGATGGCCGCGCTGCTGGAGGAGGTCGCCCGGCCGGACGCGATCTTCGCGGCGAACAACCTGATGACGATCGGCGCGCTGGAGTGCCTGGCCGACCGCGGCATCAGCGTGCCGGAGCAGATGGGCGTGGTGGGCTTCGACGACATCCCGTGGGCGCACCTGGTGCGGCCGTCGCTGACCACGGTGGCGCAGCCGACCTACGAGCTGGGCCGCACCGCCGCGCTGCTGCTGGCCGAGCGGATCGCCGAACCGTCGCGCCCACCGTCGACGGTCACGCTGCGTACGGAACTGAAGGTTCGCAACAGCTCCACCCGGCCGTCCATCTCTTGA
- a CDS encoding N-acetylmuramoyl-L-alanine amidase produces the protein MTPLPFRRARAASLLGAALAGALLLSAAPAVAKPAPATGLGAVFTAAATSYGVPRDVLVAVGYGETRLIDHDGLPSQDNGFGIMHLATNPYNHSLELASQLTGLDQAVLKSDARANVKGAAAVLRSYADRAGLTAADRARTGAWFPAVAAYAGATNDATAKLYADYVYQLVQKGMSAQTVGGTVTTAPNKVRPEQGRYAAIAMAGEQSTARPQSAARSAPQGAAALAAAVPQYPAAHWIAANGNNYAAGRSAAITTVVIHVMQGSYSSSINWFQNPSAQVSAHYLVRSSDGDITQMVREEDTAYHVRSANSYAVGIEHEGFIDNPSWFTDAMYRSSANLTRYLCEKWGLPKSRTNIKGHNEMPGNDHTDPGPNWNWNYYMSLVTAGGSGVTPGGSPTDFNGDGKDDIVTFNLGNLNDVYVATSTGAAFAGTSVKWNDFFGLNGEKLLTGDFNGDGKDDVVTFTGGTLGDVYVGLSTGTGFLGGAKWHDWFSPGAEIPAVGDVNGDGKDDIITFTHDAQGDVFVALSNGSSFGAGVKWHEFFAPAGEFPAVADANGDGKADIITFTQGPATAADVYVALSTGSSFGAGVKWHDLFAVGAEKPRVGDFNGDGKADIATFTCNADADVYVALSNGSSFVGTTVKWNDFFCIAGEFPYVGDYNGDGKDDIVVFTKGSTNDVFVGLSTGTGFLGGAKWHDFFGLNGETTL, from the coding sequence GTGACACCCCTGCCCTTCCGGCGGGCCCGCGCAGCGTCGCTGCTCGGTGCCGCCCTCGCCGGCGCGCTGCTGCTGTCCGCGGCACCCGCCGTCGCCAAGCCGGCCCCGGCCACCGGGCTCGGCGCCGTGTTCACCGCGGCCGCCACGTCCTACGGCGTGCCCCGGGACGTGCTCGTCGCCGTCGGCTACGGCGAGACCCGCCTGATCGACCACGACGGGCTGCCCAGCCAGGACAACGGCTTCGGCATCATGCACCTGGCCACCAACCCGTACAACCACAGCCTGGAGCTGGCCTCGCAGCTCACCGGGCTGGACCAGGCCGTGCTGAAGAGCGACGCCAGGGCCAACGTCAAGGGCGCGGCCGCGGTGCTGCGCTCGTACGCGGACAGGGCGGGCCTGACCGCCGCCGACCGGGCCCGCACCGGCGCCTGGTTCCCGGCCGTGGCCGCCTACGCGGGCGCCACGAACGACGCCACCGCCAAGCTGTACGCCGACTACGTCTACCAGCTCGTACAGAAGGGCATGAGCGCGCAGACCGTCGGCGGCACCGTCACCACGGCGCCGAACAAGGTCCGCCCGGAGCAGGGCCGCTACGCCGCGATCGCGATGGCGGGCGAGCAGTCGACCGCCCGCCCGCAGAGCGCCGCCAGGAGCGCCCCGCAGGGCGCGGCGGCGCTGGCCGCGGCCGTCCCGCAGTACCCGGCGGCGCACTGGATCGCCGCCAACGGCAACAACTACGCCGCCGGCCGCTCCGCGGCGATCACCACGGTCGTCATCCACGTGATGCAGGGGTCGTACAGCAGCTCGATCAACTGGTTCCAGAACCCGTCGGCGCAGGTCAGCGCACATTACCTGGTGCGCTCCAGCGACGGCGACATCACCCAGATGGTGCGCGAGGAGGACACCGCCTACCACGTGCGGTCCGCCAACTCGTACGCCGTCGGCATCGAGCACGAGGGCTTCATCGACAACCCGTCGTGGTTCACCGACGCCATGTACCGCTCGTCGGCGAACCTGACCCGCTACCTCTGCGAGAAGTGGGGGCTGCCGAAGTCCCGTACCAATATCAAGGGCCACAACGAGATGCCGGGCAACGACCACACCGACCCGGGCCCGAACTGGAACTGGAACTACTACATGTCGCTGGTCACCGCCGGTGGCAGCGGCGTGACGCCGGGCGGCTCGCCGACCGACTTCAACGGTGACGGCAAGGACGACATCGTCACGTTCAACCTGGGCAACCTCAACGACGTCTACGTGGCGACCTCGACCGGAGCCGCCTTCGCGGGCACCTCGGTGAAGTGGAACGACTTCTTCGGCCTCAACGGCGAGAAGCTGCTCACCGGCGACTTCAACGGCGACGGCAAGGACGACGTCGTCACGTTCACCGGCGGCACCCTCGGCGACGTCTACGTCGGCCTGTCCACCGGCACCGGGTTCCTGGGCGGCGCCAAGTGGCACGACTGGTTCTCGCCGGGGGCCGAGATCCCGGCGGTCGGCGACGTGAACGGCGACGGCAAGGACGACATCATCACGTTCACCCACGACGCCCAGGGCGACGTGTTCGTGGCCCTGTCGAACGGCAGCTCGTTCGGCGCGGGCGTCAAGTGGCACGAGTTCTTCGCCCCCGCCGGGGAGTTCCCCGCCGTGGCCGACGCCAACGGCGACGGCAAGGCCGACATCATCACGTTCACGCAGGGCCCGGCGACCGCGGCCGACGTGTACGTGGCGCTGTCCACCGGCTCGTCGTTCGGCGCGGGCGTCAAGTGGCACGACCTGTTCGCCGTCGGGGCGGAGAAGCCCCGCGTCGGCGACTTCAACGGCGACGGCAAGGCCGACATCGCCACCTTCACCTGCAACGCCGACGCCGACGTGTACGTGGCCCTGTCCAACGGCAGCAGCTTCGTCGGCACCACGGTGAAGTGGAACGACTTCTTCTGCATCGCCGGGGAGTTCCCGTACGTGGGCGACTACAACGGCGACGGCAAGGACGACATCGTCGTCTTCACGAAGGGGTCGACCAACGACGTGTTCGTGGGCCTGTCCACCGGCACCGGGTTCCTCGGCGGCGCGAAGTGGCACGACTTCTTCGGCCTGAACGGGGAGACCACGCTGTGA